The Pseudomonas sp. SCA2728.1_7 DNA segment TGCTCGCATCGGCCGGGATCGCCAATAGATCGAACCAGAGGTTGGCGCCTTCCTTTGGAATGGCGTAGGCGATGTTCACGCCATTCTTGGCTTCCTTGGCGCGGTTGGCGGCCTGGAACACGTCGCCGGAATAACCGAAGGCTACGCAGATATCGCCGTTGGCCAGGTCCGACACGTACTTCGAGGAATGGAAATAGGTGATGTACGGGCGGATGCTCAGCAGCTTCGCTTCCGCCTTTTTATAGTCTTCCGGGTTCTCGCTACGTGGGTCCATGCCCATGTAGTTGAGCACGGCAGGGAAGACTTCGTCGGCGGAGTCCATCATCGACACGCCGCACTGGGTGAGTTTTTTCAGGTTCTCAGGCTCGAACAGCACGGCCCACGAATCAATGTGATCGATGCCCAGCACCTGCTTGACCTTGTCGACGTTGTAACCGATGCCGTTAGTGCCCCACAGGTACGGCACCGAGTGCTCGTTGCCCGGGTCGTTTTTCTCCAGCAGCTCAAGCAGCTTCGGGTCGAGGTTTTTGAAGTTCGGCAGTTGCGCACGGTCGAGCTTGAGGAACGCGCCGGCCTTCACCTGACGCGCGAGGAAGTGGTTGGACGGCACCACCACGTCATACCCGGTGCGACCAGCGAGCAGTT contains these protein-coding regions:
- a CDS encoding polyamine ABC transporter substrate-binding protein; translation: MRLLKTMVPAALALMCSVAAQAQPQVSVYNWTDYIGETTLADFQSQSGIKVIYDVFDSNETLEGKLLAGRTGYDVVVPSNHFLARQVKAGAFLKLDRAQLPNFKNLDPKLLELLEKNDPGNEHSVPYLWGTNGIGYNVDKVKQVLGIDHIDSWAVLFEPENLKKLTQCGVSMMDSADEVFPAVLNYMGMDPRSENPEDYKKAEAKLLSIRPYITYFHSSKYVSDLANGDICVAFGYSGDVFQAANRAKEAKNGVNIAYAIPKEGANLWFDLLAIPADASNTKEAHAFINYLLDPQVIAKVSASVGYANPNPAAKQYMDPELVNNPEVYPPQEVLDKLYISTTPPQAIMRLMTRSWSKVKSNK